One window of the Chryseotalea sp. WA131a genome contains the following:
- a CDS encoding PQQ-binding-like beta-propeller repeat protein gives MNCRNFTFPLFSIALLSISCTENKYRDWKVTGGSKENIRYSTLTQIDTTNVQQLKVAWQYRTGDADTVHSSQIQCNPIIVNGVLYGTSPQLKLMALDAKTGKAKWRFDPQAEKENVNATARFILNNNRGVTYWNKENDQRIFFTAGAILWAIDAVTGKPILSFGDSGKVDLHHNLGRDVSKMYVAATSPGIIFNNLLIMGSRVNEGSEAAPGHIRAYNVRTGKMKWIFHTIPQPGEFGFDSWKDTTAYKYIGGANAWSGFSLDEERGIVYASTGSASFDFYGGKRLGNNLFANSILALDAATGKYKWHYQTIHHDVWDRDLPTPASLVTIEKDGKKIDAVAQPTKHGFVFVLNRETGEPVYPIEERPVPTNSELEGEELSPTQPYPTWPAPFMRQSISESDLNRWLPDSSRQQIELVFSKVDKGHMFTPPTLRGSIFFPGLDGGAEWGGASFDPETHYLYVNANEMPWNIQMVEVEKRLTKEESYLHGGKQLYTSYCMACHAADRKGSGNNPSLIDVEKKYNTKDFEALIRSGRRMMPAFQNLSSQEVDAIASFVLNDKSLQQKKLLQKADTNSFTHLPYNINGYNKFLSPEGYAGIQPPWGTLNAISLKTGKIVWKIPFGEFPEWKKKGIVTGTENYGGSVVTKSGLLFIAATSDGKLRAFNKKSGKLLWEYTLPVPAFATPSVYEVDGKEFLVIACGGGKMKTKSGDYYIAFGLP, from the coding sequence ATGAATTGCCGAAATTTTACGTTTCCTCTTTTTTCTATCGCACTGCTGTCAATCTCTTGCACAGAAAATAAATACCGCGATTGGAAAGTAACGGGTGGCTCTAAGGAAAATATCCGATACAGTACACTTACCCAAATTGATACCACTAACGTTCAGCAGTTGAAGGTAGCGTGGCAATACCGAACGGGCGATGCAGACACCGTTCATTCTTCACAGATACAATGTAACCCAATCATTGTAAATGGTGTGTTGTATGGCACATCCCCCCAACTTAAGTTAATGGCATTGGATGCAAAGACTGGAAAAGCGAAATGGCGTTTCGATCCGCAAGCGGAAAAAGAAAACGTAAACGCTACCGCTCGATTTATCCTCAACAACAATCGGGGTGTTACTTATTGGAATAAAGAAAATGACCAACGTATATTTTTTACAGCAGGCGCCATCTTGTGGGCTATTGATGCCGTTACCGGAAAACCAATTCTATCTTTTGGCGATAGCGGCAAAGTTGACTTGCACCATAATTTGGGTCGTGACGTGAGCAAGATGTATGTGGCGGCCACTTCACCGGGCATAATTTTTAACAACTTACTCATCATGGGTTCGCGTGTGAATGAGGGCAGTGAGGCCGCGCCCGGACATATTCGTGCGTACAATGTGCGCACGGGAAAAATGAAATGGATTTTTCATACCATTCCGCAACCTGGAGAATTTGGTTTTGATTCATGGAAAGATACGACCGCCTACAAATATATTGGCGGTGCGAATGCGTGGAGCGGTTTTAGTTTGGATGAGGAAAGAGGAATTGTCTATGCGAGCACGGGTTCCGCCTCATTTGATTTTTATGGAGGCAAGCGCTTGGGCAATAATTTGTTTGCCAATTCTATCTTGGCACTCGATGCCGCTACCGGAAAATACAAATGGCACTATCAAACCATCCATCACGATGTGTGGGACCGCGATTTGCCCACACCTGCTAGTTTGGTTACCATAGAAAAAGATGGAAAAAAGATTGATGCCGTGGCGCAGCCCACTAAGCACGGGTTTGTATTTGTGTTGAATCGTGAAACAGGGGAGCCCGTTTACCCAATTGAGGAACGCCCCGTTCCAACGAATTCGGAATTGGAAGGAGAGGAGTTGTCGCCCACCCAACCTTACCCTACTTGGCCAGCGCCATTCATGCGCCAGTCGATTTCAGAAAGTGATTTGAACAGGTGGCTGCCCGATTCATCGCGCCAGCAAATTGAATTAGTTTTTTCGAAAGTGGACAAGGGGCATATGTTTACGCCACCGACCTTACGTGGCTCCATTTTTTTTCCGGGTTTGGATGGCGGAGCCGAATGGGGCGGTGCTTCGTTCGACCCGGAAACCCATTACTTATATGTGAACGCAAACGAAATGCCTTGGAACATTCAGATGGTAGAGGTAGAAAAGCGATTGACGAAGGAAGAAAGTTATTTACATGGCGGCAAACAATTGTACACTTCCTACTGTATGGCTTGCCATGCAGCAGATAGAAAAGGTTCAGGAAATAATCCATCGTTGATAGACGTAGAAAAAAAATACAATACCAAAGATTTTGAGGCGTTGATCCGAAGCGGTAGAAGAATGATGCCTGCCTTTCAAAATTTATCTTCACAAGAGGTGGATGCCATTGCTTCGTTTGTTTTGAATGACAAAAGCCTACAACAGAAAAAATTGCTGCAGAAAGCCGATACCAATTCGTTCACTCACCTTCCGTACAATATCAACGGTTACAATAAATTCTTAAGCCCTGAAGGCTATGCAGGTATTCAGCCACCGTGGGGAACTTTGAATGCCATCAGTTTGAAGACCGGAAAGATTGTTTGGAAAATTCCGTTTGGGGAATTTCCTGAATGGAAGAAGAAAGGGATTGTCACTGGTACAGAAAACTATGGTGGCTCGGTGGTGACTAAAAGTGGCCTTCTCTTCATTGCCGCTACAAGTGATGGTAAGTTAAGAGCCTTCAATAAAAAATCAGGAAAGTTGCTGTGGGAGTACACACTGCCCGTGCCCGCCTTTGCGACTCCTTCCGTTTATGAAGTAGACGGAAAAGAATTTTTAGTGATTGCCTGCGGTGGCGGAAAAATGAAAACGAAGTCGGGGGATTATTACATTGCTTTTGGGTTGCCATAG
- the thiL gene encoding thiamine-phosphate kinase — translation MDETRTELANLGEFGLIDRIQKQFSAQNLTSVVGIGDDAAVIDGGADALLVTTDMLLEGIHFDLSYMPLKHLGYKAVAVNVSDIAAMNGKPEQITIGLALSNRFSVEAIDELFSGIKAACTDYGVDLVGGDTTSSAAGLVISITALGRAPKEKVVLRSTAKVNDIVCVTGDLGSAYLGLQVLEREKQVFLTDPEMQPDLEKYEYMVGRQLKPSARMDIVHELAEKNIVPTSMIDISDGLASELFHISRASAVGIKIFEDKVPIDSMAFETAIEFKLDPITCALNGGEDYELLFTIKPSDFEKLKNHPDIHFIGHTHNDPKQNVMVTKQETVVPLKAQGWRHF, via the coding sequence ATGGATGAAACACGAACAGAGCTTGCCAATCTGGGGGAATTTGGCCTTATCGACCGTATACAAAAACAATTTTCTGCGCAAAACCTTACGTCTGTAGTTGGGATAGGCGATGATGCAGCCGTGATTGATGGAGGCGCAGACGCGCTGTTGGTAACCACTGACATGTTGCTGGAAGGCATTCACTTTGATTTGAGCTACATGCCGCTGAAGCACTTGGGCTACAAAGCGGTGGCGGTGAACGTGAGCGACATTGCTGCGATGAATGGCAAGCCCGAACAAATTACCATTGGCCTTGCTTTGAGCAACCGCTTTTCGGTGGAGGCCATTGATGAATTGTTTAGTGGCATTAAAGCTGCATGCACCGATTATGGTGTGGACTTGGTGGGTGGTGATACGACATCATCGGCCGCTGGTCTTGTGATTTCGATTACCGCACTCGGCAGAGCGCCAAAAGAAAAAGTGGTGCTGCGCAGCACGGCCAAGGTCAACGATATTGTTTGTGTGACGGGCGATTTGGGTTCGGCCTATTTGGGTTTGCAAGTATTGGAGCGCGAGAAGCAAGTGTTTTTGACTGACCCCGAAATGCAACCAGACCTAGAGAAATATGAGTACATGGTAGGTCGGCAATTAAAACCTTCGGCAAGGATGGATATTGTGCATGAGTTGGCAGAGAAAAACATTGTACCTACTTCGATGATTGATATCTCGGATGGGTTGGCTTCTGAACTTTTTCATATCAGTAGGGCATCGGCTGTGGGCATAAAGATTTTTGAAGACAAGGTGCCGATTGATAGTATGGCATTTGAAACGGCCATTGAGTTTAAGTTGGATCCAATTACGTGCGCACTCAATGGTGGCGAAGATTATGAATTGCTCTTTACCATTAAGCCCAGCGATTTTGAAAAACTAAAAAACCACCCCGACATTCATTTTATTGGCCACACGCACAACGACCCCAAACAAAATGTGATGGTGACCAAGCAAGAAACGGTGGTGCCGCTGAAGGCGCAAGGGTGGAGGCATTTTTAA
- a CDS encoding DUF2281 domain-containing protein has product MSREALIKKTIQSLDKLPDHRVKEVSDFAEFLLSKIENQILTEGIQKLAANSKSYQFLEDDPDLYSVSDLKERY; this is encoded by the coding sequence ATGAGTCGTGAAGCATTGATTAAAAAAACTATTCAGAGTCTTGATAAACTTCCAGACCATCGGGTAAAGGAGGTGTCAGATTTTGCCGAGTTTTTGCTAAGTAAAATTGAGAATCAAATCTTGACAGAAGGCATTCAAAAGCTAGCTGCCAACTCTAAATCCTACCAATTTTTGGAAGATGACCCAGACCTTTATTCTGTTAGTGACTTAAAGGAGCGCTATTGA
- a CDS encoding type II toxin-antitoxin system PemK/MazF family toxin has product MKKGDVVLVPFPFTDLSGSKNRPALVLVVTENDVTVAFITSQMKWLEELDVKIEPAFENGLKQSSLIRIGKLTTLDKNMVIGKLGSIGINELQIVNQNLIQIFKLNPPDTE; this is encoded by the coding sequence ATGAAAAAAGGGGACGTTGTTCTAGTGCCTTTCCCATTCACAGATTTGTCGGGATCTAAAAACCGTCCGGCATTGGTTCTGGTAGTAACAGAAAATGATGTAACCGTTGCGTTTATCACTTCTCAAATGAAATGGCTAGAAGAACTTGATGTAAAAATCGAACCAGCGTTTGAGAATGGCCTAAAGCAATCTTCGTTGATACGGATAGGAAAACTGACAACGCTTGATAAAAACATGGTGATTGGAAAACTTGGAAGTATTGGCATAAATGAGTTGCAGATTGTTAATCAAAATCTTATTCAAATCTTTAAACTCAATCCTCCGGATACGGAATAA
- a CDS encoding DUF479 domain-containing protein, which yields MNFLAHLYLSGNNPQRKLGNFIGDFVRGRNLVEQFGEALAEGIELHRAIDQYTDKHATVKKSKDRLRPKYRHYAPVIVDVYYDHYLANLWNHYHTQPLAEYAQAAYQLIENNKAIVPQQVKNMMPYMMKGNWLLNYASIEGINKALTGLSRRTSHISHMEEAAEDLRLHYTEFKNEFEAFFPELKNFCDEWIRRQASLGTNPGY from the coding sequence ATGAACTTCCTCGCCCATCTCTACCTCTCCGGCAATAACCCGCAGCGCAAGTTGGGCAATTTCATTGGTGACTTTGTGCGCGGCCGCAATTTAGTAGAGCAATTTGGAGAAGCACTTGCCGAAGGGATTGAGCTTCATCGTGCTATTGACCAATATACCGACAAACACGCAACCGTTAAAAAAAGTAAAGACCGACTCCGACCCAAGTACCGCCACTATGCGCCTGTAATTGTGGACGTATATTACGACCACTACCTCGCCAACTTATGGAACCATTATCATACCCAACCCTTGGCCGAATATGCACAGGCAGCTTATCAGTTGATTGAAAATAACAAGGCCATCGTTCCCCAGCAAGTAAAAAACATGATGCCCTACATGATGAAGGGCAATTGGCTGCTGAACTACGCCAGCATCGAGGGAATCAACAAAGCCCTTACGGGATTATCCAGGCGCACGAGCCACATCTCGCACATGGAAGAAGCTGCCGAAGATTTGCGATTGCATTATACAGAATTCAAAAATGAGTTTGAGGCGTTCTTTCCTGAGTTGAAGAATTTTTGTGATGAATGGATTCGAAGGCAAGCGAGCTTAGGAACTAACCCAGGATATTGA
- a CDS encoding response regulator transcription factor, protein MKILLVEDEPKLNEFIRKGLEQQGYRVDAVSNGSEALDLAATEKYDLIILDIMLPGISGFDVLENLNRFGIQVPVIITSALSSSERVVEGLDKGAIDYIKKPFEFNEFLARIRAVTRKGHGKNISRYQVGNLSMDLLSRKVFYQEEEVILTKREFSLLELLLSNCNRIISKTEMAEKVWEVNFDMGSNVIEVHLSQLRKKLGNGDFIQTKVGIGYYIEGELIKN, encoded by the coding sequence ATGAAAATACTATTGGTTGAAGACGAGCCCAAGCTAAACGAATTTATTCGGAAAGGGCTGGAGCAACAAGGGTATCGGGTAGATGCTGTAAGCAATGGTAGCGAGGCATTGGATTTAGCAGCAACCGAAAAGTATGATTTAATCATTCTCGATATTATGTTGCCGGGTATCAGTGGCTTTGATGTGTTGGAAAATTTAAACCGATTTGGTATTCAAGTGCCGGTAATTATCACCAGTGCGCTTAGCAGTTCGGAGCGTGTGGTAGAAGGCCTCGACAAAGGAGCCATAGACTACATCAAAAAACCATTCGAGTTCAACGAATTTCTAGCACGCATTCGAGCCGTTACCAGAAAAGGCCATGGAAAAAACATAAGCCGCTACCAAGTTGGTAACCTATCCATGGATTTGCTTTCTCGAAAAGTGTTTTACCAAGAAGAAGAGGTAATTCTGACCAAAAGGGAGTTTTCTCTTTTAGAACTCTTGCTCAGCAATTGTAACCGAATTATCTCAAAAACTGAAATGGCCGAGAAAGTGTGGGAAGTAAATTTTGATATGGGAAGCAACGTAATTGAAGTGCATCTTTCGCAATTGCGAAAGAAACTCGGAAACGGAGACTTTATTCAAACAAAAGTGGGGATTGGATATTATATTGAAGGTGAATTAATTAAAAATTAA
- a CDS encoding HAMP domain-containing protein — MTRYISIASKTAFLFIAVFAIIILPVNYIIYQRVSKLLTEADSKELLAEGEKLISEVKLNPTTIPLPPSGYLLNIRLGSDLSSDVLFLSPAFPTATEELLYANEIEIDTFRIVTVNRPLEYSEAVLSLSVARSNQRLQASLAQLKVYLFLANAVSILLAVLLVYIVTRYTLRPIQKIIQAAQTINADKSIERVPVSTSSDETQLLSQTINAMLARIEHSLHQQTNFFASAAHELKTPLAVMQTELSVSLLKTEDESVKQLLQSQLNEVLRLDRVIQDFLLISQLKSETLQLKTTEVKLDELIYSSLKRVRYLIKDRGIQIKITIAESDQLHLCLVDEDKFETVITNLIENAVKYSPAKSTVTIRLYSESGRIRLEVSNPFCQSIDNIESLKDGFKKSNQLSTGLGMGLWICDQIITLHRGLLTLTHSDNTFIARVSI, encoded by the coding sequence TTGACTCGGTACATCAGCATTGCTTCCAAAACTGCTTTTCTGTTCATCGCAGTATTCGCCATTATCATCCTTCCTGTCAATTACATTATCTATCAACGAGTAAGCAAGCTCCTAACTGAGGCCGATAGTAAAGAGCTACTAGCAGAGGGTGAAAAATTGATAAGTGAGGTTAAGTTAAATCCTACTACCATACCCTTGCCACCCAGCGGATATTTGCTCAATATTCGGTTAGGCTCTGACTTGTCTTCCGATGTTTTGTTTCTTTCACCTGCGTTTCCGACAGCAACCGAAGAGCTGTTGTATGCAAACGAAATCGAAATCGATACGTTTCGGATTGTAACGGTCAATCGGCCATTGGAATATTCTGAAGCGGTGTTGTCGCTATCTGTTGCCCGAAGTAATCAGCGGCTGCAAGCTAGTTTGGCTCAATTAAAAGTTTATTTATTTCTGGCCAATGCAGTGTCCATTTTGTTGGCTGTGCTTTTGGTTTATATCGTTACACGCTACACACTTCGTCCGATTCAAAAAATAATTCAAGCAGCACAAACCATTAATGCCGATAAAAGTATTGAACGGGTGCCTGTTTCCACTTCATCCGATGAAACACAATTGCTTTCGCAAACCATCAATGCCATGCTTGCGCGGATCGAACACAGTCTTCACCAGCAAACGAATTTTTTCGCCTCGGCTGCTCATGAATTAAAGACTCCACTGGCTGTCATGCAAACGGAACTGTCTGTATCGTTGTTGAAAACAGAAGATGAATCTGTAAAACAATTGTTGCAAAGTCAGTTGAATGAGGTGCTTCGGTTAGATCGGGTAATCCAAGATTTTTTATTGATCAGTCAATTGAAAAGTGAAACATTGCAACTGAAAACGACAGAAGTAAAATTAGATGAGCTGATCTATTCGTCATTAAAGCGAGTGCGTTACCTTATAAAGGATCGAGGCATTCAAATCAAGATTACCATTGCTGAATCCGATCAACTGCATCTGTGTTTGGTTGATGAAGATAAATTTGAAACCGTGATTACCAACCTGATTGAAAATGCCGTCAAGTATTCGCCAGCAAAAAGTACTGTTACTATTCGTCTTTATTCTGAAAGTGGCCGCATTCGGCTAGAGGTTAGCAACCCGTTCTGTCAATCAATTGATAATATCGAATCACTAAAAGATGGTTTTAAGAAATCCAATCAACTTAGCACCGGGCTTGGCATGGGCCTTTGGATTTGCGACCAAATCATTACGCTGCATAGAGGGTTATTAACGCTTACACACTCCGATAACACATTTATTGCAAGGGTTTCAATCTAG
- a CDS encoding TerB family tellurite resistance protein — protein MALLEQLKLLVNLARIDGDMAEREKSYIMNIGKANGFPESSVTTLFYASHEIIIPDNLSEEQRFNYIFSLVQLMKIDERLYQEEIKYCSRIASRLGYSQEVMFELLIHVKATSYNEEQKTLRQLVQKYIKK, from the coding sequence ATGGCTTTACTTGAGCAGCTCAAACTTTTGGTTAACCTGGCACGCATCGATGGCGATATGGCCGAGCGAGAGAAGAGTTATATCATGAACATCGGCAAAGCCAACGGTTTCCCCGAGTCATCGGTGACTACCTTGTTTTATGCTTCTCACGAAATCATTATCCCTGATAATTTAAGTGAAGAACAACGGTTCAATTACATTTTTAGCCTCGTTCAACTAATGAAAATTGACGAGCGACTTTACCAAGAAGAAATCAAATACTGCTCTAGAATTGCTTCTCGACTTGGATATAGCCAAGAGGTAATGTTTGAATTGCTCATACATGTAAAAGCCACCTCTTACAACGAGGAACAAAAGACATTGCGGCAGTTGGTGCAAAAATATATTAAAAAATAG
- a CDS encoding lipid A biosynthesis acyltransferase, producing the protein MRLLNHLLYYGFIIPISLLPFRLLYIVSDGLFVLFYRIMGYRKAVVVTNLRNSFPEKSEQEIENLTEQFYRHFCDLVLESLKVFTISEKEAKERMTFKNPEVINRYVDENKSVMLAGGHLNNWELFAVVVASVIKHKAVAIYKPLSSAYFDERMKATRGKFGLQMISIKKVNEYFQAEASNLTATIFGVDQSPSNPSKCYWTTFLHQDTGVLFGCEKYAKEYNHAVVYGRINKEKRGYYNFEFLDVTSEPRQTASGEIMETITRLLEKDIIKSPQFWLWTHKRWKHKRPVELLQPAV; encoded by the coding sequence ATGCGGTTACTTAATCACCTGTTGTATTACGGTTTCATTATCCCCATCTCTTTATTGCCTTTCCGACTTTTGTACATCGTGTCTGACGGGCTCTTTGTTTTATTTTACCGAATTATGGGGTATCGCAAAGCTGTAGTGGTCACCAATCTAAGGAATTCGTTTCCTGAAAAATCAGAGCAAGAAATTGAAAACCTGACCGAACAATTCTACCGTCACTTTTGTGATTTGGTTTTAGAGAGTCTGAAAGTATTTACCATTTCAGAAAAAGAAGCGAAGGAACGCATGACTTTCAAAAACCCAGAAGTAATCAATCGCTATGTAGATGAGAACAAAAGTGTAATGCTAGCGGGTGGCCACCTGAACAATTGGGAGCTATTTGCCGTGGTGGTGGCCAGTGTGATCAAACACAAGGCCGTGGCCATTTACAAACCCTTGTCCAGTGCTTATTTTGACGAACGCATGAAAGCCACGCGTGGAAAGTTTGGGTTGCAGATGATCTCTATAAAAAAGGTCAACGAGTATTTTCAAGCGGAAGCATCTAACCTAACGGCCACCATTTTTGGGGTAGATCAATCTCCATCCAACCCAAGCAAGTGCTATTGGACTACTTTTTTGCATCAAGATACGGGTGTGTTGTTTGGCTGTGAAAAATACGCCAAAGAGTATAACCATGCCGTGGTATACGGAAGAATCAATAAAGAAAAACGTGGTTATTACAATTTTGAGTTTTTAGATGTGACTAGCGAGCCGAGGCAAACCGCAAGTGGCGAAATAATGGAAACGATAACACGATTGCTTGAGAAAGATATAATTAAATCTCCACAATTTTGGTTATGGACGCACAAGCGCTGGAAACACAAACGCCCTGTTGAATTGCTTCAACCCGCAGTTTAA
- a CDS encoding DUF4199 domain-containing protein → MSFFNNPNRIPESYGLRIAGGLIAYFLLMKVINLSDHVELRLLNLLILVAGVFFALKKYKETHGKHLNYFLALVTGVATSAIGSIVFALFLFVWMKVDANMMQHIIDTEPMGHYLNAYMASFIVALEGVFSGLLVTFVLINYIQTDEVGGA, encoded by the coding sequence ATGAGCTTTTTTAATAATCCAAACCGAATTCCGGAGAGCTACGGCCTTCGTATTGCTGGCGGTCTGATTGCGTATTTTTTGTTGATGAAGGTAATTAACCTTAGCGATCACGTTGAACTTCGGTTATTAAATTTACTAATCTTGGTTGCGGGTGTATTTTTTGCCTTGAAAAAGTACAAAGAGACACACGGCAAACATCTAAATTACTTTTTGGCGTTGGTTACAGGTGTGGCCACCAGTGCTATTGGTTCAATTGTATTTGCTTTGTTTTTATTTGTTTGGATGAAAGTAGATGCCAACATGATGCAGCACATTATCGACACCGAACCTATGGGTCACTATCTTAATGCGTACATGGCTTCCTTTATTGTGGCTTTAGAGGGTGTGTTCTCTGGTTTGTTGGTAACCTTCGTATTGATCAACTATATCCAAACCGATGAAGTAGGTGGCGCGTAA
- a CDS encoding CoA pyrophosphatase — protein MDFGILIKKLEERLQQPLPGAKAHELMRATPTGLIKPKFEHKLPPKPGSVLILLYPDNGRIKFPLTKRPDYLGAHGGQVSLPGGKAEPDEDYIQTALREGEEEIGVSRAEMKVLGRLSDFFVIPSNFMVASVLAYTNEKPLFVPQASEVEKILEGDLYDLIAEDAIRTKEIIAAKMYPMLAPHFLIDGEVVWGATAMMLNELRMLIR, from the coding sequence ATGGATTTCGGAATTTTGATTAAAAAACTTGAGGAACGCCTCCAGCAGCCCTTGCCGGGAGCAAAGGCGCATGAACTAATGCGCGCTACCCCAACGGGTTTGATCAAACCAAAGTTTGAGCACAAGCTCCCACCCAAGCCTGGAAGTGTTTTAATATTATTGTATCCAGATAATGGACGAATAAAATTTCCACTCACAAAACGCCCCGATTACTTAGGTGCGCATGGCGGACAAGTTAGCTTACCGGGTGGAAAAGCAGAACCAGACGAAGATTATATCCAAACCGCTCTGCGCGAAGGTGAAGAAGAAATAGGAGTGAGCCGAGCAGAAATGAAGGTGCTGGGGCGGTTGAGCGATTTTTTTGTGATACCCAGCAACTTTATGGTTGCCTCTGTGCTAGCTTACACCAATGAAAAGCCTTTGTTTGTTCCGCAGGCAAGTGAGGTGGAGAAAATTTTAGAAGGTGACCTTTACGATTTGATTGCAGAAGATGCCATCCGCACGAAAGAAATAATAGCTGCTAAAATGTATCCCATGTTAGCTCCTCATTTTTTGATTGATGGCGAAGTGGTGTGGGGGGCAACGGCAATGATGTTGAATGAATTAAGGATGCTGATTAGATAA
- a CDS encoding tetratricopeptide repeat protein — protein MMGKQWIVIARLTGWRTGRPGIGAESPQPAENCGLERGHVEQGLATRVAWAMRETPNVIGLLSLVLLFSCNSKETRVQQFLLKGNLAAKERNFGQAENYFQEAIQLEPCFADAHNNLGTVHFQQKRYEQALPSYDKAIECKPNFLNALFNRANTEYELKEYYKALEDLDKVIAMKPDTALAYFTRGLVYTKMREFDKALTAFEKSQILDPKSVDCMVNHATVNFYRKDFDRAKAELESAMKLKTDEPNIYNTLSLIDLEQGKLVDALRMIDKAIALAPDQPYFINNRGYIYLQLNELEKAEADINQSIAADPYNGWAYRNKGIYYLMKKDYKSAIRLLKQAESMDSFIDRIYFYLASAYMKDGNEIEACRAFKKSIERKDSILTAPLVMQCD, from the coding sequence ATGATGGGTAAACAATGGATAGTTATAGCGCGATTGACTGGCTGGCGCACGGGTCGGCCGGGGATAGGAGCGGAAAGCCCGCAACCTGCCGAGAATTGTGGGCTGGAGCGAGGGCATGTGGAGCAAGGATTGGCCACACGGGTTGCGTGGGCGATGCGAGAGACCCCCAACGTAATTGGACTCTTGAGTTTGGTTTTATTGTTTTCATGCAACTCGAAGGAGACCCGTGTGCAGCAGTTTTTGCTAAAGGGAAATTTGGCCGCGAAGGAGCGGAACTTTGGGCAAGCTGAAAATTATTTCCAAGAGGCTATTCAGTTGGAGCCTTGTTTTGCCGATGCGCACAACAATTTAGGCACAGTACATTTTCAACAAAAGCGCTATGAGCAAGCGTTGCCGAGTTATGATAAAGCAATTGAGTGCAAACCAAATTTTTTGAATGCACTTTTTAACCGAGCGAACACCGAGTATGAGTTGAAAGAATACTACAAAGCATTGGAGGACTTGGACAAAGTAATTGCAATGAAACCAGATACGGCTCTCGCATATTTTACGCGCGGCCTGGTGTACACCAAAATGCGCGAGTTTGATAAAGCGTTGACCGCGTTTGAGAAATCACAAATATTAGACCCGAAAAGTGTGGATTGCATGGTGAACCATGCTACTGTAAATTTCTATCGAAAGGATTTTGATAGAGCTAAAGCAGAATTAGAATCGGCTATGAAGTTGAAAACGGATGAGCCAAATATTTATAATACGCTTTCGCTAATTGATTTAGAACAGGGCAAGCTGGTGGATGCATTGCGGATGATAGACAAAGCAATTGCGTTGGCACCCGATCAACCCTACTTTATTAACAACCGTGGTTATATTTATTTGCAATTGAACGAGCTTGAGAAAGCCGAAGCGGACATTAACCAAAGCATTGCCGCTGACCCTTACAATGGTTGGGCCTACCGGAACAAAGGAATTTATTATTTGATGAAGAAGGATTATAAATCTGCCATTCGATTGCTGAAGCAAGCTGAAAGCATGGATTCTTTTATTGACAGAATTTATTTTTACTTAGCAAGTGCTTATATGAAAGATGGGAATGAAATAGAGGCCTGTCGCGCTTTCAAGAAATCAATAGAAAGAAAAGATAGTATTTTAACCGCTCCATTGGTAATGCAATGTGACTGA